The following proteins come from a genomic window of Sulfitobacter indolifex:
- a CDS encoding RluA family pseudouridine synthase, whose protein sequence is MDSEYNPPQEPLVILHEDAEVLLVDKPAGLLSVPGKGEHLADCLIARVQAVFPEALLVHRLDRDTSGVMIFAMTAHAQRHLGLQFEKRMTRKTYVARVWGVPEEKSGSIDLPLIVDWPNRPLQMVCHETGKPAQTDWKVIKTDGETSRVRLFPKTGRSHQLRVHMLALGHPILGDPFYATGPARDYPRLMLHSEELRFNHPQGGASTKVRVKAPF, encoded by the coding sequence ATGGATAGCGAATATAACCCGCCGCAGGAACCGCTGGTCATTCTGCATGAAGACGCCGAAGTGCTGCTGGTCGATAAACCCGCGGGGCTGCTCAGCGTGCCGGGCAAGGGTGAGCATCTGGCGGATTGCCTGATCGCGCGGGTGCAGGCGGTCTTTCCGGAAGCATTGCTGGTGCATCGGCTGGATCGTGACACCTCGGGCGTGATGATCTTTGCGATGACTGCTCATGCGCAACGCCACCTTGGGCTGCAGTTTGAAAAGCGCATGACGCGGAAAACCTATGTTGCGCGGGTCTGGGGCGTGCCGGAAGAGAAATCTGGTTCTATCGATCTGCCGCTGATCGTCGATTGGCCGAACCGCCCGCTGCAGATGGTCTGTCATGAGACCGGCAAGCCCGCGCAGACCGATTGGAAGGTGATCAAGACCGACGGAGAAACCTCTCGCGTGCGGCTGTTTCCCAAGACCGGGCGCAGCCACCAGCTTCGCGTGCATATGTTGGCGCTTGGGCATCCGATTCTAGGGGATCCGTTCTATGCCACCGGGCCCGCGCGGGATTACCCGCGGTTGATGCTGCATAGTGAAGAGCTGCGGTTTAACCATCCGCAGGGCGGGGCTTCGACCAAGGTGCGGGTTAAGGCGCCGTTCTGA
- a CDS encoding peroxiredoxin gives MGLRINDTIPDLTVETDQGSFSLHEFVGDNWAILFSHPKDFTPVCTTEFGAVARLSDEWEKRGTKVIGISVDGVEEHKKWKGDIEKVAGTKAGFPIIADAGLEVSKAFDMLPAEAYMPDGRTPNDSATVRSVFIIGPDKQLKLSMTYPMNVGRNFAEVLRALDGLQTAGKNGVATPADWQVGEDVIIPATVSDEDAKAKFGAFDTVLPYLRKAKLPG, from the coding sequence ATGGGCTTGCGTATCAACGACACTATTCCCGACCTTACAGTCGAAACAGATCAGGGCAGCTTTTCGCTGCATGAGTTCGTCGGTGACAATTGGGCGATCTTGTTTTCCCATCCGAAGGATTTCACCCCCGTTTGCACGACCGAATTCGGTGCCGTGGCGCGGCTTTCCGATGAGTGGGAAAAGCGCGGGACTAAGGTGATCGGCATTAGTGTCGACGGGGTTGAAGAGCATAAAAAGTGGAAGGGCGATATTGAGAAGGTTGCGGGCACAAAAGCCGGCTTCCCGATTATCGCTGACGCGGGGCTGGAGGTGTCGAAGGCCTTTGATATGCTACCTGCAGAAGCCTATATGCCCGATGGCCGGACGCCGAATGACAGCGCCACTGTGCGGTCGGTCTTTATCATTGGGCCGGATAAGCAACTGAAGCTGAGCATGACCTATCCGATGAATGTCGGCCGTAACTTTGCCGAAGTTCTGCGCGCGTTGGATGGGTTGCAGACGGCCGGGAAGAACGGAGTAGCGACGCCCGCAGATTGGCAAGTTGGCGAGGATGTGATTATTCCCGCGACCGTGTCGGATGAGGACGCCAAAGCGAAATTCGGGGCGTTTGATACTGTGCTGCCTTATCTGCGTAAGGCAAAGCTGCCGGGTTGA
- a CDS encoding capsular polysaccharide export protein, LipB/KpsS family codes for MFFKLDGDQLAEFDAKLAPDIITFNTSTGAVLRSLAARRGWGAAVRALIGQVVSPDPEAGALVQGNLDRKRIRVPQIFSNKVVAGIYRRVKVTQAGLLKQALEAEIEAQVPDCTLIFNGSAYPESVLAAVSRTLPRVFVEGGFFPNTLQIDPKGLNGANSIPRSPEFYRAADFASEGLPKTVNNRPSKRQFEKVDLAPGFVFVPFQVPSDMQVTLHSPWVRDMAHFLEVVTAAAEDNPDEVFVIKEHPSFKHSVKNHLPPHPRVIFANGNITSELLEQSRAVMTLNSTVGIEALLHDKPVITLGEACYNIEGLVQRAQDTAALNKALQNRDFRPDEMLRQQFLGYLWNRYLLHGSYNDLPDNLAFELRRRAGQDIIS; via the coding sequence ATGTTTTTCAAACTAGATGGCGATCAGCTTGCAGAGTTTGATGCAAAGCTCGCGCCGGATATTATCACATTTAATACAAGTACGGGCGCGGTTTTACGAAGTTTGGCCGCGCGGCGTGGCTGGGGTGCGGCGGTGAGAGCTTTGATTGGGCAGGTGGTCTCTCCCGATCCTGAGGCTGGTGCATTGGTGCAAGGCAACCTTGACCGGAAGCGTATCCGTGTGCCGCAGATCTTTTCCAACAAAGTCGTTGCTGGGATTTATCGACGTGTGAAAGTGACGCAAGCGGGGCTGCTGAAACAGGCGCTTGAGGCAGAGATAGAAGCGCAAGTGCCTGACTGTACGCTTATTTTTAACGGGTCGGCGTATCCTGAATCTGTTTTGGCGGCTGTTTCTCGTACCCTTCCGCGTGTTTTTGTAGAAGGTGGGTTTTTCCCAAATACACTGCAGATTGACCCCAAGGGTCTGAATGGTGCAAATTCGATCCCCAGATCTCCGGAATTTTACCGCGCTGCTGATTTTGCATCTGAAGGCTTGCCGAAGACGGTTAACAACCGTCCATCCAAGCGTCAGTTTGAAAAGGTTGATCTAGCGCCGGGGTTTGTCTTTGTCCCCTTTCAGGTGCCGTCAGACATGCAGGTGACGTTACACTCCCCATGGGTGCGGGACATGGCGCATTTTTTAGAGGTCGTGACCGCAGCAGCCGAGGATAATCCGGACGAAGTATTTGTCATTAAAGAACACCCCTCTTTCAAACATTCTGTCAAAAACCATTTGCCGCCGCATCCGCGCGTGATCTTTGCGAATGGGAACATCACCTCTGAGCTTTTGGAACAATCGCGCGCTGTGATGACGCTGAACTCGACCGTGGGGATCGAGGCGCTGCTGCACGATAAACCTGTGATCACGTTAGGCGAAGCCTGTTATAATATCGAAGGGCTTGTTCAGCGGGCACAGGATACAGCGGCCTTAAACAAAGCGTTGCAGAACCGGGACTTTCGGCCAGACGAGATGCTACGTCAGCAGTTTTTAGGCTATTTGTGGAACCGCTACCTTTTGCACGGCAGCTATAACGATTTGCCCGATAACCTAGCCTTTGAACTGCGCCGCCGGGCGGGTCAGGACATCATTTCGTAG
- a CDS encoding sulfotransferase family 2 domain-containing protein has translation MKKCQKKKRQKVNPSPALLAPAVHPPGFFSGVPHTMPIYPALNLVFVHVPKTAGGAIEELLAPYKAPGRKTAFNRLVAKLPIKRDIARAYIPGHATALYLRRRMGLKHWDAYSSFAVVRNPYDQAISAYEFERQNTRHHRHTRSVRMSFLEYVKARDLGQSAFVCDQSGRVIVDQLIKFECLHADLDAFFADLNIKERLPRQGSRNTSDKKPRESYLTPEVISVINTKTRADFGNFGYEMMS, from the coding sequence GTGAAGAAGTGTCAAAAGAAGAAGCGGCAGAAGGTTAATCCTTCTCCTGCGCTATTGGCCCCGGCGGTTCATCCGCCGGGGTTTTTCTCGGGGGTTCCTCACACCATGCCAATCTATCCCGCCCTTAACCTTGTCTTCGTGCATGTGCCGAAAACAGCGGGCGGCGCGATAGAAGAGCTGCTGGCGCCGTATAAGGCCCCCGGACGAAAGACGGCGTTCAACCGGCTCGTCGCAAAACTACCCATTAAAAGAGACATCGCACGCGCCTATATTCCGGGCCATGCCACTGCGCTCTATCTCCGCCGCCGTATGGGATTGAAACATTGGGACGCCTACAGCAGTTTTGCAGTGGTGCGAAATCCTTACGATCAGGCCATATCAGCCTATGAATTCGAGCGGCAGAACACCCGTCATCATCGTCACACCCGCAGTGTACGGATGAGTTTCCTCGAGTATGTCAAAGCGCGCGACCTCGGCCAATCTGCCTTTGTCTGCGATCAAAGTGGCCGTGTCATCGTCGACCAGCTTATCAAGTTCGAATGCCTTCATGCAGACCTCGACGCGTTTTTCGCAGACCTGAACATTAAAGAACGCCTGCCCCGTCAAGGCAGCCGCAATACTTCCGACAAAAAGCCCCGCGAAAGCTACCTCACGCCAGAGGTTATCTCCGTCATCAACACCAAGACGCGCGCCGACTTCGGCAATTTCGGCTACGAAATGATGTCCTGA
- the pnp gene encoding polyribonucleotide nucleotidyltransferase — MFNVTKKSIQWGEETLTLETGKVARQADGSVIATLGETSVMANVTYARQQKPGQDFFPLTVHYQEKYYAAGKVPGGFFKREARPTEKETLTARLIDRPIRPLFVPGFKNEVLVMCTVLSHDLVNDPDMVAMIAASAALTISGAPFRGPIAGCRVGYEGGDYILNPTIDDMQDLRLNPEQRLDLVVAGTKDAVMMVESEAYELSEEEMLGAVKFAHEQIQPVIDLIIDLAEDAAKEPFDFQPDDYSDLSAAVKAAGEDEMRAAFAIADKQERTAAVAAARETIKGKLTEEQLEDKNLGSAMKGLEASILRGDVVKTGKRIDGRRTDEIRDIVAETGILPRTHGSALFTRGETQGLVVTTLGTGDDEQFIDALHGNFKSNFLLHYNFPPYSVGEVGRVGPPGRREVGHGKLAWRALQAVLPAATDFPYTIRLVSEITESNGSSSMASVCGGSLSMMDAGVPLKSAVAGVAMGLILEDDGSYAILSDILGDEDHLGDMDFKVAGTEAGITSLQMDIKVAGITPEIMEKALAQAKDGRIHILGEMNKALSGASDFSVHAPRIETMQIPTDKIREVIGSGGKVIREIVEVSGAKVDINDEGIIKIASANGDAIKKAYDMIYSIVAEPEEGAVYTGTVVKIVDFGAFVNFFGKRDGLVHVSQIENRRLNHPSDVLKEGQEVKVKLLGFDDRGKVRLSMKVVDQETGEEVSKEEAAEG, encoded by the coding sequence ATGTTTAATGTAACGAAAAAATCGATCCAGTGGGGCGAAGAAACGCTTACACTGGAAACCGGTAAGGTTGCCCGTCAGGCGGACGGGTCGGTGATTGCCACGCTGGGTGAAACCAGCGTTATGGCCAACGTGACGTACGCACGTCAGCAAAAGCCGGGCCAGGATTTCTTCCCCCTGACCGTGCACTACCAAGAAAAATACTATGCCGCCGGTAAAGTACCGGGTGGCTTCTTCAAGCGTGAGGCCCGCCCCACCGAGAAAGAAACACTGACCGCGCGTCTGATCGACCGTCCGATCCGCCCACTCTTTGTCCCCGGCTTCAAAAACGAAGTTCTGGTGATGTGTACCGTGCTGAGCCACGATCTGGTGAACGACCCCGATATGGTCGCGATGATCGCCGCTTCTGCCGCGCTGACCATTTCCGGCGCGCCGTTCCGTGGCCCAATCGCTGGCTGCCGTGTGGGTTATGAGGGTGGCGACTACATCCTGAACCCAACAATCGACGACATGCAGGACCTGCGCTTGAACCCCGAGCAGCGCCTCGATCTGGTTGTCGCCGGCACCAAAGACGCTGTGATGATGGTCGAATCCGAAGCCTATGAGCTGTCGGAAGAGGAAATGCTGGGTGCGGTGAAATTCGCCCACGAGCAGATCCAGCCGGTTATCGACCTGATCATCGATCTGGCCGAAGACGCGGCGAAAGAGCCGTTCGACTTCCAGCCCGACGATTACTCGGACCTGTCTGCTGCTGTTAAAGCTGCCGGTGAAGACGAAATGCGCGCTGCATTCGCCATCGCCGACAAGCAAGAGCGCACCGCCGCTGTTGCCGCTGCTCGCGAGACGATCAAGGGCAAGCTCACCGAAGAACAGCTTGAGGACAAGAACCTCGGCTCCGCGATGAAGGGCCTTGAGGCCAGCATCCTGCGCGGCGACGTGGTGAAAACCGGCAAGCGTATCGACGGTCGTCGCACCGACGAAATCCGCGACATCGTGGCCGAAACCGGCATCCTGCCGCGGACCCACGGTTCGGCGCTGTTCACCCGTGGTGAGACACAGGGTCTCGTCGTGACCACACTGGGGACTGGCGACGATGAGCAATTCATCGACGCGCTGCACGGCAACTTCAAATCGAACTTCCTGCTGCATTATAACTTCCCTCCCTACTCGGTTGGTGAAGTTGGTCGCGTCGGCCCTCCCGGCCGTCGTGAAGTTGGCCACGGTAAGCTTGCTTGGCGTGCCCTGCAGGCCGTTCTGCCCGCAGCCACAGACTTCCCCTACACCATCCGTCTCGTGTCCGAGATCACCGAATCCAACGGCTCCTCGTCGATGGCATCGGTCTGCGGTGGCTCGCTGTCCATGATGGACGCAGGCGTGCCGCTGAAATCGGCTGTGGCCGGTGTTGCAATGGGTCTGATCCTCGAAGATGACGGCTCCTACGCGATCCTGTCGGACATCCTGGGTGACGAAGACCACCTCGGAGACATGGACTTCAAAGTGGCCGGTACCGAAGCGGGCATCACCTCGCTGCAGATGGACATCAAGGTCGCAGGCATCACGCCCGAGATCATGGAAAAAGCCTTGGCTCAGGCCAAAGACGGCCGTATCCACATCCTCGGCGAGATGAACAAAGCGCTTTCGGGTGCTTCTGACTTCTCCGTCCACGCCCCACGCATCGAGACCATGCAGATCCCCACCGACAAGATCCGTGAAGTGATCGGTTCCGGCGGTAAGGTGATCCGCGAGATCGTCGAAGTCTCCGGCGCCAAGGTCGACATCAACGACGAAGGCATCATCAAGATCGCCAGCGCCAATGGCGACGCCATCAAGAAGGCCTATGACATGATCTATTCGATCGTGGCAGAGCCCGAAGAAGGCGCCGTTTACACCGGCACCGTGGTCAAGATCGTCGATTTCGGCGCTTTCGTGAACTTCTTTGGCAAGCGCGACGGTCTGGTTCACGTGTCCCAGATCGAAAACCGCCGCTTGAACCATCCTTCGGACGTTCTGAAGGAAGGCCAGGAAGTGAAAGTGAAGCTCTTGGGCTTTGACGATCGCGGCAAGGTGCGCCTGTCGATGAAAGTCGTCGATCAGGAAACTGGTGAAGAAGTGTCAAAAGAAGAAGCGGCAGAAGGTTAA
- the rpsO gene encoding 30S ribosomal protein S15, whose amino-acid sequence MSITAEEKAKVMKDFGTKEGDTGSPEVQVAILTSRIVTLTEHFKTHKKDNHGRRGLLKMVATRRKLLDYVKAKDDARYQDLIKRLGLRR is encoded by the coding sequence ATGTCGATTACTGCTGAAGAAAAAGCAAAAGTCATGAAAGATTTCGGCACCAAAGAAGGCGACACAGGTTCGCCCGAAGTACAGGTTGCCATTCTGACCTCGCGCATCGTCACGTTGACCGAGCACTTCAAGACCCACAAAAAAGACAACCACGGCCGCCGTGGTCTTTTGAAAATGGTCGCGACGCGCCGCAAGCTGCTGGATTACGTTAAGGCCAAAGATGACGCCCGTTATCAGGACCTCATCAAGCGTCTGGGCCTGCGCCGCTAA
- a CDS encoding calcium-binding protein, which yields MELRMLWLAGMMGLMAVGAVTFVEIETPEEDDTPEADISRGGSATLGDILTGSDDGETVQGGSGNDQLGGYGGNDLLHGAGGDDDLHGQDGNDTLRGDDGNDRMHGNDGDDDLFGGAGNDSLFGHNGDDFLYGGAGDDALQGSAGDDLLNGDAGDDALQGGLGDDALRGGNGEDTLFGGWGDDTLTGADDEQSRDYLNGGGGDDLIVAGAQDVVTSGEGTDQIVLGDWIAEQGAAQIMDYHAEDDSLLFVWDDSTATGSEPPLSILPDPDQPNQTLVLLDDIIVARVAGDSVALEDIALIPLSAALALVPAA from the coding sequence GTGGAACTGCGGATGCTGTGGCTGGCTGGAATGATGGGACTGATGGCGGTTGGCGCTGTCACATTTGTGGAAATCGAAACACCGGAAGAGGATGACACGCCAGAGGCTGACATCTCGCGCGGCGGCAGCGCTACTTTGGGGGACATCCTTACCGGCAGCGATGACGGCGAGACGGTGCAGGGCGGCAGCGGCAACGATCAGCTTGGCGGCTATGGCGGGAATGATCTGCTCCATGGCGCTGGCGGCGACGATGATCTGCACGGTCAAGACGGCAATGACACGCTGCGCGGCGACGATGGTAACGACAGAATGCACGGCAATGACGGGGATGATGACCTGTTCGGCGGCGCGGGCAACGACAGCCTTTTTGGCCACAATGGCGATGACTTTCTCTATGGCGGCGCGGGCGATGATGCGCTCCAGGGCTCTGCGGGTGATGACTTGCTGAATGGCGACGCAGGAGACGACGCGCTCCAAGGCGGGCTTGGCGATGATGCGCTGCGGGGTGGCAATGGCGAAGATACGCTCTTTGGCGGCTGGGGGGATGACACGCTCACCGGCGCGGATGATGAGCAGAGCCGCGACTACCTTAATGGCGGCGGCGGGGATGACCTGATTGTCGCAGGCGCGCAGGACGTTGTGACGTCAGGCGAAGGTACGGATCAAATTGTTTTGGGGGATTGGATTGCCGAGCAGGGCGCGGCGCAGATCATGGACTATCACGCAGAAGATGATTCGCTTTTGTTTGTCTGGGATGACAGCACCGCCACCGGGTCAGAGCCGCCCCTTTCCATCCTGCCCGATCCCGACCAACCGAACCAGACGCTCGTCCTGCTGGATGACATCATCGTCGCGCGGGTGGCCGGAGATAGTGTCGCGCTGGAAGATATCGCCCTGATCCCGCTCAGCGCGGCCCTTGCACTTGTTCCTGCCGCGTGA
- a CDS encoding DUF1643 domain-containing protein has translation MALITRSHTKGDAPSTAVYSPCELYRYSLTRVWDSAAPRVMFVMVNPSTATEVQNDPTVERCERRARVLGFGGFRVTNIFAWRATDPRDMRAAVDPVGPDNDATLVDGAGWADRIIAAWGVHGAHLDRGLAVAARLAQGDKPLYHLGLSKAGHPRHPLYLPYTQEPVLWQP, from the coding sequence ATGGCCCTCATCACCCGCAGCCACACCAAGGGCGATGCGCCCTCAACCGCTGTCTACTCCCCCTGTGAGCTGTATCGCTACAGCCTCACACGGGTCTGGGACAGCGCCGCGCCGCGGGTGATGTTTGTGATGGTGAACCCCTCCACCGCGACCGAGGTGCAGAACGATCCCACAGTTGAGCGTTGCGAGCGCCGCGCGCGGGTGCTGGGCTTTGGCGGTTTCCGGGTGACCAATATCTTTGCATGGCGCGCCACCGATCCGCGCGACATGCGCGCGGCTGTTGACCCCGTCGGCCCCGACAATGACGCCACGCTGGTCGATGGGGCCGGTTGGGCCGACCGGATCATCGCCGCTTGGGGCGTGCATGGTGCGCATCTGGACCGGGGTCTGGCCGTCGCCGCGCGGTTGGCGCAAGGGGATAAACCGCTTTACCACCTTGGCCTCTCCAAAGCCGGCCACCCGCGCCATCCGCTTTACCTGCCCTATACCCAAGAGCCGGTTTTGTGGCAGCCCTAG
- the truB gene encoding tRNA pseudouridine(55) synthase TruB, with protein MARKRKGRDISGWLVVDKPAGPTSTAVVNKVRWALEAKKAGHAGTLDPEATGVLAIALGEATKTVPYITDALKAYEFTVRLGISTNTDDAEGEVIGTSDLRPDDAAIKDALSDFIGDIQQVPPQFSAVKIDGQRAYKRARDGEEMDIAARPLWVESLLLLDRPDADHVTLEMVCGKGGYVRSIARDLGQKLGCLGHVRELRRTWSGPFEASNALTLAQIDEIARTPELDTHLLPLAEGLVELPEVKATPEGATRLRNGNPGMVIAHDVEYGDECWASLDGQPVAVGRFKAGELHPSRVFNLSSDTNEG; from the coding sequence ATGGCACGCAAACGCAAGGGTCGCGATATTTCCGGCTGGCTGGTTGTAGATAAACCCGCTGGACCGACATCGACCGCCGTGGTCAACAAGGTCCGCTGGGCGCTTGAAGCGAAAAAGGCAGGCCACGCGGGCACGCTGGACCCTGAAGCCACCGGCGTTCTGGCCATCGCCTTGGGCGAAGCGACCAAGACCGTGCCCTACATCACTGACGCGCTCAAAGCTTATGAGTTTACCGTGCGTTTGGGGATTTCCACCAACACCGACGACGCCGAGGGCGAGGTCATCGGCACTTCCGACCTGCGCCCCGACGATGCGGCGATTAAGGATGCGCTGAGCGATTTCATCGGGGACATCCAACAAGTCCCGCCACAGTTCTCTGCCGTGAAGATTGACGGTCAGCGCGCCTATAAACGCGCCCGCGACGGCGAAGAGATGGACATCGCCGCGCGTCCGCTCTGGGTGGAAAGCCTGCTGCTGCTCGACCGGCCCGATGCGGATCACGTCACGCTTGAGATGGTCTGCGGCAAGGGCGGCTATGTCCGCTCCATCGCCCGCGATCTGGGGCAAAAACTTGGCTGCCTCGGCCACGTCCGCGAGCTGCGCCGCACATGGTCTGGCCCGTTTGAGGCCTCGAATGCCCTGACACTGGCACAGATCGACGAGATCGCCCGCACGCCAGAACTCGACACGCATCTGCTGCCGCTGGCCGAAGGATTGGTTGAGTTGCCCGAGGTCAAAGCCACCCCCGAAGGCGCGACGCGCCTGCGCAACGGCAACCCCGGCATGGTAATCGCCCATGACGTGGAATACGGCGATGAATGCTGGGCCTCGCTGGACGGTCAGCCCGTCGCCGTGGGCCGCTTCAAAGCAGGCGAGTTGCACCCCAGCCGGGTCTTCAACCTATCTTCGGACACGAACGAGGGCTAA
- a CDS encoding phosphodiester glycosidase family protein, translated as MIRAGLIALALIALKGTPADAAECRNITFDGSSYTVCEVDLDRDDLRLFLNDDAGAPYGFFGSLDEALKAQGLRLGFAMNAGMYHEDRSPVGHYVEEGVEKRGVIDNAGPGNFGLLPNGVFCLRDGRADVIETKRFLRNRPACRFATQSGPMLVIDGALHPRFLPNSTSRYIRNGVGTSADGKRAVFAISNDVVTFHEFARLYRDELDLPNALYFDGNISRLRAPGLRRTGAGFTTLGPIIGVVTPAK; from the coding sequence GTGATCCGCGCCGGTCTGATTGCATTGGCGCTGATCGCGCTGAAGGGCACGCCTGCGGACGCTGCCGAATGCCGCAACATCACGTTTGACGGCAGTTCCTATACCGTTTGCGAAGTTGATCTGGACCGCGACGATCTGCGCCTGTTCCTCAACGATGACGCAGGTGCGCCCTATGGGTTCTTCGGCTCGCTTGATGAAGCGCTGAAAGCGCAAGGCCTCCGGCTCGGCTTTGCCATGAACGCAGGCATGTACCACGAAGACCGCTCCCCCGTGGGCCATTACGTTGAAGAAGGTGTTGAGAAACGCGGCGTGATCGACAATGCAGGGCCGGGCAACTTTGGCTTGCTGCCGAACGGTGTCTTCTGCCTGCGCGACGGCCGCGCCGATGTGATTGAGACCAAGCGCTTTCTTAGGAATCGGCCCGCCTGCCGCTTCGCCACGCAATCTGGCCCGATGCTGGTGATTGATGGTGCCCTACACCCGCGGTTTCTACCCAACAGCACCTCGCGCTATATCCGCAACGGGGTAGGCACCAGCGCCGACGGGAAACGCGCGGTCTTTGCAATTTCCAACGATGTCGTGACGTTCCATGAATTTGCTCGGCTCTACCGCGATGAGCTAGACCTGCCCAACGCGCTGTATTTTGACGGCAATATCTCGCGCCTGCGCGCGCCGGGTTTACGTCGCACGGGTGCAGGGTTCACCACGCTGGGGCCAATCATCGGCGTCGTCACGCCTGCAAAGTGA
- the rbfA gene encoding 30S ribosome-binding factor RbfA produces MAKNNLHEGSGPTQRQLRVGETVRRALSDVLARGDVHDTDLNRLSITVGEVRMSPDLKIATAYVLPLGGEGQDEVLKLLARNKNELRRQVAKKLTLKFSPDLRFQLDRTFDQMDDTRRMMNQDVVRRDADAPDDDATDGAADQ; encoded by the coding sequence ATGGCAAAGAACAACCTTCATGAGGGCTCCGGCCCGACGCAACGACAACTCCGCGTGGGCGAAACCGTCCGCCGCGCCTTGTCTGATGTCCTCGCACGTGGTGACGTGCATGACACCGACCTTAATCGGCTGTCGATCACCGTGGGAGAAGTGCGCATGTCGCCCGACCTCAAGATCGCCACGGCCTATGTTCTGCCGCTCGGCGGTGAAGGTCAGGACGAGGTGCTCAAACTGCTGGCGCGGAACAAGAACGAGCTGCGCCGACAGGTGGCCAAAAAGCTCACGCTGAAGTTTTCCCCTGATCTGCGCTTCCAACTGGATCGCACATTCGACCAGATGGACGACACCCGCCGGATGATGAACCAAGATGTTGTACGCCGCGATGCGGATGCACCGGATGATGATGCAACAGATGGCGCAGCGGATCAGTGA
- the dapB gene encoding 4-hydroxy-tetrahydrodipicolinate reductase: MTKTPGIAVTGASGRMGQMLIREITSSDKMHLAAAVERAGHDWVGRDIGEAMGGTASGVTVTDDAAEAFAKVQAVIDFTAPQATIAFAAAAAKAGIVHVIGTTGMSDDEIAQLAPAAEQGAIIIRAGNMSLGVNLLTQLTRQVAAALDADYDIEIIESHHNQKVDAPSGTALMLGEAAAEGRGVKLADVSDRGRDGITGAREKGDIGFTAIRGGDIVGEHDVMFAAAGERIILRHIASDRALFARGALKAALWGQGQAPGEYDMLDVLGLKT; encoded by the coding sequence ATGACAAAGACCCCCGGCATTGCCGTCACCGGCGCCTCTGGCCGCATGGGCCAAATGTTGATCCGTGAGATCACCTCCAGCGATAAAATGCATCTGGCGGCAGCGGTTGAGCGGGCGGGCCATGATTGGGTTGGTCGTGACATCGGCGAAGCGATGGGTGGCACCGCGTCGGGCGTGACCGTCACCGACGACGCCGCAGAGGCTTTTGCCAAAGTGCAGGCCGTCATCGACTTTACCGCGCCGCAGGCCACGATCGCCTTTGCCGCCGCGGCCGCGAAGGCTGGGATCGTGCATGTGATCGGCACCACGGGGATGAGCGACGATGAGATTGCGCAGCTTGCCCCGGCGGCCGAACAGGGGGCGATCATCATCCGCGCGGGTAATATGAGCCTTGGGGTGAACCTGCTGACGCAGCTGACCCGTCAGGTCGCGGCAGCGCTGGACGCGGATTACGACATTGAAATCATCGAATCGCATCACAACCAGAAGGTTGACGCACCTTCCGGCACCGCTTTGATGCTGGGCGAAGCCGCCGCCGAGGGGCGCGGCGTGAAGCTGGCCGACGTCTCCGACCGGGGCCGCGACGGAATCACCGGCGCGCGGGAAAAGGGCGACATCGGTTTCACCGCGATCCGGGGTGGCGATATCGTGGGCGAACATGACGTGATGTTCGCCGCAGCGGGCGAACGGATCATCCTGCGCCACATCGCGTCAGACCGAGCGCTCTTTGCGCGGGGCGCGCTTAAGGCAGCGCTTTGGGGGCAGGGGCAGGCGCCCGGCGAATATGACATGCTGGATGTGCTGGGCCTCAAAACCTAG
- a CDS encoding DUF1674 domain-containing protein: MTDQRPIPDSKPGPDPTPSPAPDLPPQPKPGPKPMPDTPHDPTPTPGPDLPAAAQRALAEAAARRKAEAALDLPAELGGRDGPEPVRYGDWEKKGIAVDF; the protein is encoded by the coding sequence ATGACCGATCAACGCCCCATTCCCGACAGTAAACCCGGCCCTGATCCAACTCCAAGCCCCGCGCCGGACCTGCCGCCGCAGCCAAAACCGGGGCCAAAGCCCATGCCGGATACGCCGCATGATCCGACCCCGACCCCCGGCCCCGACCTGCCAGCCGCCGCTCAACGCGCGCTGGCCGAAGCCGCTGCGCGCCGTAAGGCCGAAGCAGCGCTCGACCTGCCCGCTGAACTGGGCGGGCGCGATGGGCCAGAGCCTGTGCGCTATGGCGATTGGGAGAAAAAGGGCATCGCTGTCGATTTCTGA